In Carya illinoinensis cultivar Pawnee chromosome 6, C.illinoinensisPawnee_v1, whole genome shotgun sequence, a single genomic region encodes these proteins:
- the LOC122313580 gene encoding uncharacterized protein LOC122313580, producing the protein MEALIYHFTLLSDQALQDKTFDPSTIEDLMKLFEIEAYKSWAAMEQEQQKEVEEAETELQQAEDYLDSVLESAMDEFRRFEAELESRSKAELKSLVETGEKARKMGNLMEKSATVASKRYMEAALNSATASMKSAWKGLSSKKVHPS; encoded by the coding sequence ATGGAAGCTCTCATCTACCATTTCACCCTCCTCTCAGATCAAGCCTTGCAAGACAAGACCTTTGATCCATCCACCATTGAAGATCTCATGAAACTCTTCGAGATCGAAGCATACAAGTCATGGGCAGCCATGGAACAAGAACAGCAGAAGGAAGTTGAAGAGGCCGAGACCGAGTTGCAACAAGCCGAGGACTACCTTGACTCGGTTTTGGAGAGCGCCATGGACGAGTTTAGACGCTTCGAGGCGGAACTCGAAAGCAGGTCAAAGGCTGAGCTGAAAAGCTTGGTGGAAACTGGCGAGAAGGCGAGAAAGATGGGGAACTTGATGGAAAAGTCTGCAACTGTTGCTTCCAAAAGGTATATGGAGGCCGCACTGAATTCTGCAACTGCTTCCATGAAATCAGCTTGGAAGGGACTTTCATCCAAAAAGGTTCATCCTtcttaa
- the LOC122313579 gene encoding transmembrane emp24 domain-containing protein p24delta3-like — MRGEVVLSFLVLCFLASDVVRKGQAIWLTVPTATTKCVSEEIQNNVVVLGDYVVISNDPSHPIPTISAKVTSPYGNNLHHKENATHGQFAFTTHEAGNYLVCFWADVSKPGGEDVSVNLDWRTGIAAKDWESVAKKEKIEGVELELRKLEGAVEAIHENLIYLKGREAEMRTVSEKTNARVAWFSTMSLGVCIAVSALQLWHLKRFFHKKKLI; from the exons ATGCGCGGGGAGGTGGTGTTGTCGTTTTTAGTCCTATGTTTCCTCGCAAGCGACGTCGTACGGAAGGGCCAGGCGATTTGGCTGACCGTACCGACCGCCACTACCAAGTGCGTTTCCGAGGAAATCCAGAACAATGTCGTCGTTTTGGGCGACTACGTTGTCATCTCCAACGATCCCTCCCATCCCATCCCCACCATCTCCGCCAAG GTGACATCTCCATATGGAAATAATCTTCATCATAAGGAGAATGCGACACATGGACAGTTTGCTTTCACAACTCATGAGGCTGGCAACTATCTGGTGTGTTTTTGGGCAGATGTTTCTAAACCAGGAGGTGAAGACGTTAGCGTAAACCTTGACTGGAGAACTGGAATAGCGGCAAAAGATTGGGAATCAGTTGCAAAAAAGGAGAAGATTGAG GGTGTTGAGCTTGAGCTGAGGAAACTCGAGGGAGCAGTGGAGGCaattcatgaaaatttaatCTATCTCAAGGGCAG AGAGGCGGAGATGAGGACTGTGAGTGAAAAAACAAATGCCAGGGTGGCGTGGTTTAGTACCATGTCGTTGGGTGTCTGCATTGCAGTTTCGGCTCTGCAGTTATGGCACTTGAAGCGGTTCTTTCATAAGAAGAAGCTCATCTAG